Proteins encoded together in one Micromonospora auratinigra window:
- the gabT gene encoding 4-aminobutyrate--2-oxoglutarate transaminase translates to MTSSEELHKRRGAAVARGVGSTIAAYVDHAGGGTITDVDGRDWIDFAAGIAVANVGNSAPKVVEAVRAQVERFTHTCFMVAPYESYVAVCEQLNALTPGGFEKRSALFNSGAEAVENAVKIARHATGRPAVVVFDHAYHGRTNLTMALTAKNMPYKHRFGPFAGEVYRVPMSYPLRDGGLDGATAAARAIETVEKQVGAENVAALLIEPIQGEGGFVVPAEGFLPALREWATAAGVVFIADEIQTGFCRTGDWFACQHEGVEPDLVTLAKGIAGGLPLAAVTGRAELMDAVHVGGLGGTYGGNPIACAAALAAIETMHELDLAAAARRIGAVLGDRLRAVAARDPRVAEVRGRGAMLAVEIVRPGTLTPDPAATAAISAACHAAGLLTLTCGTYGNVLRFLPPLVISDDELARGLDILDAAFG, encoded by the coding sequence ATGACGTCGTCGGAAGAGCTGCACAAGCGCCGGGGGGCGGCCGTCGCCCGGGGCGTCGGGAGCACCATCGCCGCGTACGTGGACCACGCGGGCGGCGGCACCATCACCGACGTGGACGGGCGGGACTGGATCGACTTCGCCGCCGGCATCGCGGTCGCCAACGTGGGCAACTCCGCCCCGAAGGTGGTCGAGGCGGTACGCGCGCAGGTCGAGCGCTTCACCCACACCTGCTTCATGGTCGCCCCGTACGAGTCGTACGTGGCGGTCTGCGAGCAGCTCAACGCCCTGACCCCGGGCGGCTTCGAGAAGCGTTCGGCGCTGTTCAACTCGGGCGCCGAGGCGGTGGAGAACGCCGTCAAGATCGCCCGGCACGCCACCGGCCGGCCGGCGGTGGTGGTCTTCGACCACGCGTACCACGGCCGGACCAACCTGACCATGGCGCTGACCGCGAAGAACATGCCGTACAAGCACCGGTTCGGGCCGTTCGCCGGGGAGGTCTACCGGGTGCCGATGTCGTACCCGCTGCGCGACGGCGGGCTCGACGGCGCGACCGCGGCGGCACGGGCGATCGAGACGGTGGAGAAGCAGGTCGGCGCGGAGAACGTGGCCGCGTTGCTGATCGAGCCGATCCAGGGCGAGGGCGGTTTCGTCGTACCCGCCGAGGGTTTCCTGCCGGCGCTGCGCGAGTGGGCGACGGCGGCCGGGGTGGTGTTCATCGCCGACGAGATCCAGACCGGCTTCTGCCGCACCGGGGACTGGTTCGCCTGCCAGCACGAGGGCGTCGAGCCGGACCTGGTCACCCTGGCCAAGGGGATCGCCGGCGGGCTGCCGCTGGCCGCCGTCACCGGGCGGGCGGAGCTGATGGACGCGGTGCACGTCGGCGGCCTCGGCGGCACGTACGGCGGCAACCCGATCGCCTGCGCGGCGGCCCTAGCGGCGATCGAGACGATGCACGAGCTGGACCTGGCCGCCGCCGCCCGGCGCATCGGCGCGGTGCTCGGTGACCGGCTGCGCGCCGTCGCGGCCCGCGACCCGCGCGTCGCCGAGGTACGCGGCCGGGGCGCGATGCTGGCCGTGGAGATCGTGCGGCCCGGCACGCTGACCCCGGACCCGGCCGCCACGGCGGCGATCTCGGCGGCCTGTCACGCCGCCGGCCTGCTCACCCTGACCTGCGGCACCTACGGCAACGTGCTGCGGTTCCTTCCGCCGCTGGTCATCTCCGACGACGAACTGGCCCGTGGCCTGGACATCCTGGACGCCGCCTTCGGCTGA